The window CCATCCGGTTTCAAAATTTGTCCCGTTTAAAAATTTACTTAAAGCACCTTTTAACATCGGGATTAAATCTGTTTCTTCATTTAATAGCTCTGCAATTTCTTTTAGGATTGTTATATTCGAATGATCATTGACTGACAAGCTTTGAACACCTCACACTATACACTTTCAGCAAGAGTAACTTTTATTTTCGAACAAGCTATCCTCACTTTTTTATTTACTAATCATATCATTAGACTGTACCCCATCGCATTTGTATGGTTCTCATACTTTTGGATGAAATTTTTTCTTGAATTGAGATAAAAGTTTATGGAATACCACTAATATTGTGTGACTTTAAGTGTATAATATAATCGTATTACGTTTTACTAGGGGGAGTAAGAATGCAAGTTGTAAATCCAAATAACTCTAATGCTTATCGATTAGCCTATGAATCAATACGAAATATGATTATAAGTGGTGAGTTAAATGGTGGTATTAAGCTTGTCGAGGAACGATTAGCTGAAAAAATCGGGGTAAGTCGAACGCCCGTAAGAGAAGCCATTCGCCATCTTGAACAAGAAGGTTTAATCAAAAACAAACGAGTTTACAAACCCACAAAGGAAGACTTACTCTACTCATCGGAGTTAATCACGTTAATTGAAAGCTATGCTGCCAAAAAAGCAGCTGAAAACATGACAAAGGAAAAATTAAGCCAATTAAAGCAGGCGTTGAAAGAATCAAAAAAAGGTACATTCGATGAAATTGTAAGCGTAAACATGAAATTTCACGAGCTGATTATTGCAGAGT is drawn from Lysinibacillus sp. SGAir0095 and contains these coding sequences:
- a CDS encoding GntR family transcriptional regulator; the protein is MQVVNPNNSNAYRLAYESIRNMIISGELNGGIKLVEERLAEKIGVSRTPVREAIRHLEQEGLIKNKRVYKPTKEDLLYSSELITLIESYAAKKAAENMTKEKLSQLKQALKESKKGTFDEIVSVNMKFHELIIAECNNPVMIEEIQKVNTVYNLYRRLLIKNKRPLLYEEHQEIYEAIASKNGDLASELMRKHLKLDLKYMLRYSNIF